CTACGGCTGATCGACCTGATGGACCCGGGCGAAGAAAATCTGGGAATCAGCGGTGGAGAACCAACGCTTTATCGCGACGGCCTGCTGGAAATCCTGGCCAAGTGCAAAGCCGTTTTGCCACAGAAATCCATTCATGTACTCAGCAACGGGCGTCTGTTCCAAGACCCGAGCTGGATCGCAGCGCTCTCTGCAATCGGCCACCCTCAGTTGAGCTGGGGCATCCCGCTGTATGCCGACAATGCCGAAGACCATGACCATGTGGTGCAGGCTCCCGGCGCGTTTAGCGAAACCCTGCAAGGCCTTTACAACCTGGCGCGCGCCAACCAGATCATCGAGATACGCGTGGTGCTCAATCGCCTGACCGCGCCACGCTTGCCGGAGCTCGCCCACTACGTGTTCAGGAACCTATCCTTCGTGCGGCATGTTGCGCTGATGGGTATCGAAAGCACCGGCCTGGCCAGGAAAAACTACGAAGATCTGTGGATTGACCCGCTGGACTATCAGGAGTCGTTGAGCCAGGCCGTGTATTTCCTGTTCAACCGAGGAGTGCCGGTTTCGATCTACAACCTGCCCCTGTGCCTGATCCCGGCCCACCTCTCGCGTTTCGCCCGGCAGAGCATCTCGGACTGGAAGAACCTGTTCATCGATACCTGCCAGCAATGCGCAGCCGTCAAACATTGCTCCGGCTTCTTCAAATCCCACACCGACCGCTGGCAGAGCCGCGGCGTACGACAACTATCGACAGAGGCCTTTAGCGCCTACGCAAGGAGTGCACAGTGAAATTGCTTGACCGCTGGAAAGTCCTGATCAGTGGGATCACCCTGCTGCCCATGGCAGGTACCACCCTGGCACAGGCAGGCAATATGTCGCTCGCCGATGCGAACTGGCAGCCTGCCGACAAGCTGCAACCCCCGGTATTTGCCGATACGCTCAATGCGCCAGACGCCGTGAACATCTATGCGGCACATCGCTCGCACAGTTCACATAGCTCCCACAGCTCGCACAGTTCTCACTACAGCGGCTCGGGTGGCTATAGCGCACCTCGCTACTACAGCCCACCCACTACCAGCACCCGAAGCTACAGCGCGCCGAGTGCTTCGAGCAGCACCCCAAGCAGCAACAGCCTTTATCAGTCGTCTGGCACTACCAGCGGGACAAGTTCGAGCACTTCTAAGAGCCGCGCGACCAATGAGCAGAAAAGCAACCTGGTCACCCGTGTGCAGACCGCGCTGATGGTGCGCCAGTATTACCAAGGTACCATTGATGGGGTGATGGGCAAGACGACACGTGGTGCGTTGATGGCCTTTCAGATGGACAGTGGGCTGACCGTGAATGGCCGGATGGATACGCCATCGCTGAATGCTTTGGGTATCAAGATTCCATAGTCGCTTCAGGTTAAAGCTGCGCTTACTGATGAGCAATACGTACGGATACAGAAATGGCAAGGATTGATCTGAAAGTCCCCTTCTCAGAAAAAGATGAAGCGAAATCACGCGGTGCCAGATGGGACCCAAGCCTGAAGACTTGGTACATCCCGGAAGGTGTCGACATCGCCCCCTTGGCTCAATGGCTGTCCGTAACAGCGCATGCAGACCTGGAGCACGGACCCGAATTTAGTGTAAGAGCACCGTATTACTACGTCATAGAGTCCGTGTCCGAGTGCTGGGGCTGCTCTAATTTGACCCGCGTGTTCTCGTTCAAGCTGCCCGAGCAACACGAAGAGTTCGATTACTACGAGGATGAGGACGAAGATTTCGCGCTCACAAGCTACCTCGGCGAATGGAAGTGCCATGGGTATCGCGGAACGGTCTCCAACGTCGCCAGCCTCTCTCCCTTGGTCACGAAGCAGATCCATCACTTCACCAACAAGTTCACGCAGGCCTACAGCAAAACGGCAAGCAGCCGCTACCTGATGAATCACTGCGAAAACTGCGGAGCAAAGCTCGGCGATTTCTTCATGCACAGCGAACCTGGTGGAGCTTTCTTCCCGACCTCTCCACAAGAAGCTAAGCGGATGACGCTCATCAGAATCAACGAGCGGTTCGACGCCAACTGCAGCGTTGGCTTTGCATCCGAAGATTTTTTCGACTGGATGCAGGTTCGCGAGCAATCCTAATTACCCCATCCGATCTCGGACTGCCCGAGGAACCTATACGAACTCCTATAGCATTACGCGCTCAATCCTGCGATTACATCACCTGCTGGACCTGATCAGCTTCAGGCTCTAGCGCAACCACTGTCGCGATATGGTTGGTGATGCCGAAAGGAATGTGCACGGATGGAGCAACTGCGCTAGTCGACTTAAGGTGCCCTGATTGGTCATCGAAGAAGATGTGTGGTTTCAATACACCTAAAATTTTTCCTTTCTCGATGCCACCCAGGAAGAATGCGTCATTGGCCATGACACCCCAACTCTTGAGTGTATTCATCGCACGCTCATGAGACGGAGCATTGCGAGCTGTGACGATCGAGATGCGTATGCGGTTTTCGTATTTAGGATTGAGCTTCTTGTGCTTCTCCTCGACCGACTGGATTTTGGATATTCGCACCATGAACTCCTTCAGCGGCCCAGGGTTATGTGGCTGCATAACGTTCTTCACTTCGTGCGCATGGAACTCAGACAATCCAGAGGCCTGCATGATTGTTTCAGACTCATCGCCGGCGAGCACGCCGTCAAAGTCGAATGCGATGCGTAGGGTTTTATCAGTTTCGTCGTCTTCGAATTTTGAATCGAGCACCTGGCCAGCCGGGTACCCGGCCTTGATAGCCGCTTCCACGTCTTTTTTGTCACCCGACAAAAATAAAGCGATATTCAGTGCTGGTATGTATTCATAAGGGGATTTTCCCTGCATGAAAATCGCCCTTGTCATCCCAAGCCCGTAGTGCTCGATAGTCTTCAGTACGCGCAGCCCAGTGTCGGGATCATTGCGCGAAAGAAGTATTACCTCGACGAGCGGATCCGTTGGATCGACGCTCAGGTCATTCACTGACAGTAAGCGCTTGATGAAGGGGAACGCTATCCCCTTAGGAAGCGGGACGTGAAGATTTTTTTGCTGAAACTTGCGGTATTCCTCCTCCCCCTGACTCTGAAACATTGCGTCCGATGCCAGCAGATCAAACACAGCGCTGGAAGCGACGCCGATCACCAGGCGATTCTCTAACTCGTAGGGCATTGGAACCTCTCTTGATGCTTCTAAACGCAGATATTGATGGGCATCAAACATGCCGATCGATTTCAGGGCGGATCGAGAAGCACACATCGCGCGCCTCCTGCATGCACAGTCAGGCATATCAATCTTCAAATCAATCAGCAGGTTGCTTTATGTAGGGGGTTGACTCTGAGCCACCCATCACCTGATCGCCGGACGTCGGCCTCAAGCTATTCTCCTGAGAGAAGATGGCATAATATGCCACCA
This region of Pseudomonas sp. MUP55 genomic DNA includes:
- the hxsC gene encoding His-Xaa-Ser system radical SAM maturase HxsC, which codes for MAMLRKDTRFEIHHLNEPKLLKVITLDEFIEQGLAVCAGSAEFGDLLLWLPNEERLRSPHLLSLPVGGFLIPEPLIGDFDCARPYLHTPKDADVVQPGDVIAITPGNALVRVLYRRGSDSNLLFMTDRCNSLCLMCSQPPKDIDDSWHIKENLRLIDLMDPGEENLGISGGEPTLYRDGLLEILAKCKAVLPQKSIHVLSNGRLFQDPSWIAALSAIGHPQLSWGIPLYADNAEDHDHVVQAPGAFSETLQGLYNLARANQIIEIRVVLNRLTAPRLPELAHYVFRNLSFVRHVALMGIESTGLARKNYEDLWIDPLDYQESLSQAVYFLFNRGVPVSIYNLPLCLIPAHLSRFARQSISDWKNLFIDTCQQCAAVKHCSGFFKSHTDRWQSRGVRQLSTEAFSAYARSAQ
- the hxsA gene encoding His-Xaa-Ser repeat protein HxsA; this encodes MKLLDRWKVLISGITLLPMAGTTLAQAGNMSLADANWQPADKLQPPVFADTLNAPDAVNIYAAHRSHSSHSSHSSHSSHYSGSGGYSAPRYYSPPTTSTRSYSAPSASSSTPSSNSLYQSSGTTSGTSSSTSKSRATNEQKSNLVTRVQTALMVRQYYQGTIDGVMGKTTRGALMAFQMDSGLTVNGRMDTPSLNALGIKIP
- a CDS encoding DUF5710 domain-containing protein, translated to MARIDLKVPFSEKDEAKSRGARWDPSLKTWYIPEGVDIAPLAQWLSVTAHADLEHGPEFSVRAPYYYVIESVSECWGCSNLTRVFSFKLPEQHEEFDYYEDEDEDFALTSYLGEWKCHGYRGTVSNVASLSPLVTKQIHHFTNKFTQAYSKTASSRYLMNHCENCGAKLGDFFMHSEPGGAFFPTSPQEAKRMTLIRINERFDANCSVGFASEDFFDWMQVREQS
- a CDS encoding 5'-nucleotidase, producing the protein MPYELENRLVIGVASSAVFDLLASDAMFQSQGEEEYRKFQQKNLHVPLPKGIAFPFIKRLLSVNDLSVDPTDPLVEVILLSRNDPDTGLRVLKTIEHYGLGMTRAIFMQGKSPYEYIPALNIALFLSGDKKDVEAAIKAGYPAGQVLDSKFEDDETDKTLRIAFDFDGVLAGDESETIMQASGLSEFHAHEVKNVMQPHNPGPLKEFMVRISKIQSVEEKHKKLNPKYENRIRISIVTARNAPSHERAMNTLKSWGVMANDAFFLGGIEKGKILGVLKPHIFFDDQSGHLKSTSAVAPSVHIPFGITNHIATVVALEPEADQVQQVM